In Stanieria sp. NIES-3757, the DNA window CTTCAGACTATATTGCTTCGTTAGCGATCGCTGGTGCTAGTAAACTATTTAACAATGATTGGCTGTAGGAACAATCGAAAGTGCAAAGGACCATCAATACGAGTGACTAGTTCGCTTGCCAAATTTGCCAAAATCATTTTCATGGTTAGAAACTTCTTAACATTTACACTTCGGCAATTTATCCAAAAAAATTTGTGTAGGACTTGCAAAAAAGTAATGACGGCGATCGCGATCACTTACTTAAATTTTGATAGCGCGAACTTCCCTAGTCCGCTCATTTTTTTCTAAAATGGAAATTCCCGCAGCGTTTTTTAATGGTAAGCCTACAAAATAATCCATAATTGCCTGCCATTCTTTAATCTCTTTGTTTGCATTATCAGTCGCTGCCATAGAGTTGTCTAAGTTAGCATTAGCAGGTAACACATAGGGACTGGTAGATTCTCTTGGGTCAGCAACCGCTTCTGTACGAGTATTAATAGGCGTGCCATCGGCTTTTTTAGGTTGTAGCGGCAACGCACCCTTGCTGAGTTTGGGGATAGCTGCAATAATAGTTCCGCCAAACAGACTAGTGGTAAAGCTGTAGAGTGTGGGAAAATCTAAAGCGATCTCCTGATAGCCGTCATCGATGTTGCCCAATTCCAGTGCTGTTACTCGGTCAAAGCGGGGACGACTGGGGTCATAATAAAATCTCAAGCCCGATACTCTGGGAAAATATTCCCCAGGATGATGGGGGTCATCTACCAGGAAAAATTCCAGGATATTTTTCAATTCCGCTGCTGTAAAATAACCTTTTAATAAAGCACTCCCTGCCGTCGGATCGACAACGCCACCGCCCAGCGGGGCAATAGCAAACACATCGTAAACGGTTTGGACTCCACCGCTGTTACCTTTGATTAAACCGGCTCTAATTAGACCGTTGGCGGTTAGAGCTATCTGACTGCCTGTAGCTTGGCGTAGAGCATCCGAGACAACATTTGCTAACGGAGTTCCCGATTCAATATCGAGATAATTCATCGGCCAATCTTCCGAAACTACCACCAGTGGTTGCTTAGTTTCGTATCCCCGTGAAGCAAAGGCAGCAGTTCCAGATTCCCGTAAAAAGTTCTCAACCTGAGCTTGAATGTTCTCATCTCCCTTAATCCGGTCGTCGATAGGAATTAACCGATAAGATTCGACCCGAACTCGACCGTTTTCGAGATTTAGTATTAGTTCGCCCAGATTTTCACCGTATTTACCCGTCTGTACTACAGGACGATTACCGACTAACAACGGCTCGTGCAACTCGGTATGAGTATGACCGCCAATCACCAAATCTAGTTCTGGTACACCTTTCAAGAGGTTAATGTCTTCCCCAACATCGAACTTGCCGCTCGAACCTTTAGACACTCCTCCGTGGTGCAGGGCGATCGCTACATCAACTTGTTCTTTTTGTTTCAGCTTTGGAACTAAATACCGAGCAGTTTCAATAGGGTCGGCAAAAACTACCCCCCCTGGGTCGATAGCATATCTAAAGGCATCATAGCCAATCAATCCCAATATACCAAACCGAATTCCTCGGCGTTCGATAATTTCATAGGGCTTAATTATGCCAGCCTTAGCTAATTTTTTAAGGTCTTGCAGACGCTCGGTGTCAGCACTAAAATCGCTATTAGCTGCCAACAACGCAGGCACTGTTCCCGCCATTGTTGACTGTTTAATTGCTTTTCCCAGACTATCAGGACCGAGATCGAATTCGTGATTGCCAAAGGTAGTGGCATCGTAGCCCATACGCCCCATTAGCTGGAGTTCGGCACCTAGTTCCCGACAGGCGGCAGCTACGGCAGTCCCCATGCTGAAATCTCCAGCATCCAACACCAGCACTGGTCCTAGCTGCTTCAGTTCCGCTTTGCGCTCAGCAATTAAAGCGCCTAATCGAGAATATCCGCCTCTGGTCTGGTCATCTCCTAGACTGAGTGGGGTATAGTCACACAGGGGACCGACGCCCACCACATTGGAGTGCATATCGTTGGTATGGAGAATTGAGAAGATCTGCTTACCATGAGTTTCGGCGATCGCTATAAGCGCATCAAAGTTAATGAGACCAGTGCTAAACATTAAACTGTTTCCTAAGAAAGTCCGTCGAGTCGTCATTGGCAAATCAACCACTACAAGGATCAAGAACTTGCTAAATCAATTTTGGAGATAGGGGTACAATTTTAAAGTGCAGGCTGACCTGACATGCAGCTATCCTAGGAAGAGATTAACACGAAGAAGTAAGAGTGAGATAAGAAATTATAAGGGAGTTGTAAAGACTGAATTAATATTAGCAAGCCCAACTCGCGTTCGATTGCACGATTTGGATCGGCAAGCCTTCAATCTAATAGACGCTCATGTGTTGAGGCGATCGCCAATCGCATTATTCTAGAAATTAGAAACTTATTTTTGGTAACTGTTATATTACTCATGGCATTCCTAGGTAACTGAGTTAGGAAACTGCAATTTTGTTAGAGCAAGATTTGAATTAGGCTCGAATAGCAACTGTTCCACTTTTTCTAGTTGAATTCTCAATTTCGCGCACCGTACTGAAGTGAGTCCACGGAAAGTTTATAACACAAAAATTAAGAGCGAAATAAGAACTTATCAAAAAGTTATCAGGATTGAACCGATCGTAACAACAGTTGCTCTCTAGTTCTTCCGAGCAATTTATTATGAGGAAGCCGCGATCGCGAAAAGGTAACTTATTAGAATCATTATCTTTTTAAACTCGTGGCTACGGATCGTTTTAGTGTTAAGGTGATTATTAGTTTGGCGATCGCTAGACTTATGCGATCTTTTTAACAATTTATGGTTATTCCTTTATCTTCCTGGAATGATACGCCGACCAAACAAGCAATTTTAGAGTTTGTAATGGCGGTTAAAGATAAATCTCACGCCAATTACGTCGAACCTAAAGAACGAATTGCTACTTTTGACAATGACGGTACTCTCTGGTGTGAAAAACCAGTAGTCAACCAACTGGCAAGAGTATTAGATCAAGTTGCTGCCGATGCCAGGGCAAATCCCGATTTACTCCAAAAACCCCTTTACCGAGCGACCGTAGACAATGATACCGCCTGGTTTGAGATGTATTCTGCTAGCGATAAGCTCCAGGAATTGATCGCCATGATTTTGGAAATAGGAGTGGGCTGGACGGTAGACGAAGTGGAAACTAGAGCCTTAGCCTGGTTGGAAACAGCCCGTCATCCGCGTTTTAAACTACCCTACACCCAGGTTATCTATCAACCGATGCTGGAACTGATTGATTATCTCCATGAAAACGATTTTCGGGTGTTTATTTGTTCTGGTGGTGGGATGGACTTTATGCGCGTATTTGTCGAAGAAATCTTTAACATACCTCGCGATCGCACCATTGGTTCTAATATGAAACTTGCCTGGGAATATCGAGATGGGAAACCCTTACTGGTCAGACAATTAGGCATCGTCGAACCCTTTAACGTTGGTGCTGGCAAGCCGATTAACATTCAGCTTCATATTGGCAGACCGCCCATTCTGACAGGGGGCAACAGCAATGGCGACATCGAAATGATGGAATTTGCCGCAGTCAGTGGCAAACCGTATTTAAACCTACTGGTGCATCATGACGACTGCGATCGCGAATACGCCTACGATCGCAGTGCCGAACGAGCGTTAGTAATGGCAAAAGAGCGTAACTGGAACATCATCAGCATGAAACGAGACTGGGCGCGGATCTTTCCTCAATAGAATAAAAAGAATTTAAACTCCAGAGGCGATCGCTACGCTCGACTTTCTATTATAAAACAAATAAATTATGAATATTCAAACTAAAGATGACGAACCAACATCTAAATCAGAAATGCCAGTGTTATTAAAAACGCTTTTTTTCTGCCTCCTGCCTTCTGCCTTGTTCAAATTAGGTAAGGCTGGTTCTATACTTTAGGAAAAAGTTTTTAACTAAGCTATAGGCTGCTCGGCAACTTCTTTCAGTATCGACGATATTGTGTTTCAGCTACTTTTCCACTGCTATTAATATAGCTAATGCATTAACAATGAATTTGAGAGATTTTACAAACCGTTTGAATCAATGGCTCGCTCGTCGCCAACAGCGAGTGCTAGAAGAAGCCTATCAGAGCGCACGGGTCATTTCGGAACTGGAAACTCAATATTTTAATGGAGAGAAAATTGCCTACAGTCCTGACCGCAGTAAAACAGTATACGACTATGTTCGGAGTTTGCGCGATCGCCAAGTACTCAACATTCGGTCTAATCTAATTCAGTTCGGTGCTGGGAATTTTCTTTTCAATCGCCAACATGCTAACCAGGAGTCGCTAGATACTTCAGGGAATTCAGAATTTCAAAGCGATGAAATTATTCAGAAACTAAACTACATTGAATCTGTTATTGCCAAGTATCGAGAAGATAACTTTCCCGATCCCGAATTACTTAACTCAAAAGATACAATTTCTACTAACGAAATTTCCGACCGAGCTGATGCAGACCTTGCTAAATCTGAGGGAACTACAAGCAGCAACGAACTTGCCATAACTCGCACCAAGCTAGCAGAAATTCGCACTGACTTGGCAAAAGACCGCAATCGACTCGCAGCCGAACGCACCCTCATGGCTTGGATTCGGACTTCTCTATCGATGATTAGTTTTGGCTTTGGCATTGATCGCTTTTTTACCTATCTCAAGCAGTCGCAAACTGGAACCTCAGTAAATCAACTTACCGAAGAACGGGTTTTGGGATTGGGTTTAATTGTCTTGGGCGTAGTTGCTCTAGCGGGAGGCACTCTCAACTATTGGCACGTACTTAAAAATCTGGAACGACCTCAATTCAAATATACCTATGCTTCCAACCGCTCCTTTGCCATCACCATCGCGATCGTTCTCGTATTTATCGGACTAGCCAGCTATGTTCCCTTAATTACCCAAGACGTTAGTTTTAAAGAGATTATTACCCTCAATAGTCAAATTGTGACAACTCTTGTCTCCTTCTCGGTGTTTGCTATCATGCTCTCCCTGGGGGCGGCATTATCCGTATCGGACTTGCTAGCCTTCTGGGAACAGCCCGCTCTCGTAGCGCGATCGCTCTTTGCCATTATTGTTATTCCGCCTTTGATATTGGCAGCTATTCTTTCGGTTTTTAATCTTCCCGAAACTTTTGTCCTGGCTCTAATTTTTATGATTGCCTCACCGGGTCCCGCGCTGCTGACCAAACGAGCAGGAACTGCGGGGGCACGCCTGGACTTTACCCTCAGCTTGCAAATAACCCTGGCACTACTCGCGATCATGGTCACTCCTCTAATCTTGAAGTTCTTCGCCGTCTTCTATTCTAGTTCGCAGCTAACTGTTAATGCCGTACAAGTTGCCAAGCAAGTGGGACTCGTCCAGTTCCTACCGCTAGGTATTGGGGTTGTCATTGCAACTATCTGGAAAGACACAGCAGCAGAGATCGTGGAGCTAATAAGTACAATCGCCAATACACTATTTATTATTTTGGTACTGATTATCCTCATCATTAGTTTAGACATCGTTCCCAATTTAGGGACGACAATACTAATTGCCACCGCTCTAATAACGCTACTCGGTTTAGCCATTGGACAGATTGCAGGCATTGGCTTGGCTCCAGATATCCAGTCGGGAATTGCCACCGCCACCATCGCTCGTAATGCCGGACTGGCGATCGCCTTAGCTGCCCTCAATGGACAGGCAAAGGTCATCCCCGTCATTGTCGGCGTGCTGATCGTTGGCATTATAGTCGCTGCACCTTATTCTGCCTGGATGAAAGGTAAGGTTCGACCGGCAATAACAACTAGTGCGGCAAGTACACCTTCTTGATGTTGTCAGTCATTTATTCTCGGTCATTTGTTTTTTGTTCTTGGTAGAAAAATTAATTACCAACAACTAACGACTATTAATTTAATTGGAGTTAATCATGAACGAACCTTTATTACCTTCACAACCCCCCAATATTCAAGCCGAACTTGCCAAAGAGCGCAATCGAGCAGCAGCAGAACGCACTCTTATGGCATGGATTCGTACCAGCCTTTCTCTAATCGGTTTTGGCTTCGGTATTGATAGTATAGTTAGCGCGATCGTTAGTTTTCAGGCAGTTCAGGATATCAACCGAGTACGCTTCTCCCGTTTTTTGGGATTGTCATTTATTGGACTGGGAGTATACGCTCTGGTTACTGCCGCGATCGAACATCGTCAAGAACTGCGGCAAATTCAGCGCCAAGCCGATTATATTTATAAATCCCGTCGTTCTTTAGGATTGACCGTAGCTACGGCCTTGATTTGTATCGGTGCCTTCGCCTTTATTAGCATTTTATGGAAAGCAGTAACTTAGATAATTTGTCCGATGATCGCTTTTAGCCTGATATTTAATTAATTATGAGTTCAACTCCACCCAGACCTACTAATGTCACTACCCAATTAGCAAAAGAACGCACCCGTGAAGCTGCCGAACGTACTATGGCAAGCTGGATTCAAAACTGTATTGGCATTATCGGTTTTGGTGCGGGGTTCGATAGTATTGTTGTTGCATTGCATCAGACGTTTTCAGAAAGGAGTCCGGCATTTGACCTAAATCTTGCTCACATCATCGGACTGATGGCGATCGCCATCGGCATCTTTTTGCTAGTTCTGATGAGGTTTGTCTATCAGCAAGAGGTACGCTCTTTAGAAAGAGAAGATTATTTAGAGCGACCTACCCGTCTCTCGAATCTGGGTATCCTGGTTAGTTCCATTACCCTTTATGGTGTAATTGCCCTCGTAGCAGTTTTGTTAGTTCTGCCCAGGTAATGGCTATTGGTTGTCGAGCCCAGACGTTATAGGCGTTGCTCAATGAGTAAATGCTGACATTTTCCACCAAAAACTTCTCTTTAAATAAAAAGCGACGTATAAATTTTGAAAAAATAAATCTTACGACAATTAAAATGTGAAATTTTTTTTTGTTAAATTAATTACAACAAAGATTTAAACTAGCTAAAATCTTTGTTGTCAAACAATTAATGTACATTTATTTAACGAGCGTGGAGGGAGTCGAACCCCCGACACACAGAACCGGAATCTGTTGCTCTATCCACTGAGCTACACGCCCCTACGATTATTAAGAATAACACGTC includes these proteins:
- a CDS encoding putative 5'-nucleotidase, encoding MFSTGLINFDALIAIAETHGKQIFSILHTNDMHSNVVGVGPLCDYTPLSLGDDQTRGGYSRLGALIAERKAELKQLGPVLVLDAGDFSMGTAVAAACRELGAELQLMGRMGYDATTFGNHEFDLGPDSLGKAIKQSTMAGTVPALLAANSDFSADTERLQDLKKLAKAGIIKPYEIIERRGIRFGILGLIGYDAFRYAIDPGGVVFADPIETARYLVPKLKQKEQVDVAIALHHGGVSKGSSGKFDVGEDINLLKGVPELDLVIGGHTHTELHEPLLVGNRPVVQTGKYGENLGELILNLENGRVRVESYRLIPIDDRIKGDENIQAQVENFLRESGTAAFASRGYETKQPLVVVSEDWPMNYLDIESGTPLANVVSDALRQATGSQIALTANGLIRAGLIKGNSGGVQTVYDVFAIAPLGGGVVDPTAGSALLKGYFTAAELKNILEFFLVDDPHHPGEYFPRVSGLRFYYDPSRPRFDRVTALELGNIDDGYQEIALDFPTLYSFTTSLFGGTIIAAIPKLSKGALPLQPKKADGTPINTRTEAVADPRESTSPYVLPANANLDNSMAATDNANKEIKEWQAIMDYFVGLPLKNAAGISILEKNERTREVRAIKI
- a CDS encoding putative nonspecific acid phosphatase, with product MVIPLSSWNDTPTKQAILEFVMAVKDKSHANYVEPKERIATFDNDGTLWCEKPVVNQLARVLDQVAADARANPDLLQKPLYRATVDNDTAWFEMYSASDKLQELIAMILEIGVGWTVDEVETRALAWLETARHPRFKLPYTQVIYQPMLELIDYLHENDFRVFICSGGGMDFMRVFVEEIFNIPRDRTIGSNMKLAWEYRDGKPLLVRQLGIVEPFNVGAGKPINIQLHIGRPPILTGGNSNGDIEMMEFAAVSGKPYLNLLVHHDDCDREYAYDRSAERALVMAKERNWNIISMKRDWARIFPQ
- a CDS encoding hypothetical protein (protein of unknown function DUF202) is translated as MNLRDFTNRLNQWLARRQQRVLEEAYQSARVISELETQYFNGEKIAYSPDRSKTVYDYVRSLRDRQVLNIRSNLIQFGAGNFLFNRQHANQESLDTSGNSEFQSDEIIQKLNYIESVIAKYREDNFPDPELLNSKDTISTNEISDRADADLAKSEGTTSSNELAITRTKLAEIRTDLAKDRNRLAAERTLMAWIRTSLSMISFGFGIDRFFTYLKQSQTGTSVNQLTEERVLGLGLIVLGVVALAGGTLNYWHVLKNLERPQFKYTYASNRSFAITIAIVLVFIGLASYVPLITQDVSFKEIITLNSQIVTTLVSFSVFAIMLSLGAALSVSDLLAFWEQPALVARSLFAIIVIPPLILAAILSVFNLPETFVLALIFMIASPGPALLTKRAGTAGARLDFTLSLQITLALLAIMVTPLILKFFAVFYSSSQLTVNAVQVAKQVGLVQFLPLGIGVVIATIWKDTAAEIVELISTIANTLFIILVLIILIISLDIVPNLGTTILIATALITLLGLAIGQIAGIGLAPDIQSGIATATIARNAGLAIALAALNGQAKVIPVIVGVLIVGIIVAAPYSAWMKGKVRPAITTSAASTPS
- a CDS encoding hypothetical protein (protein of unknown function DUF202) yields the protein MNEPLLPSQPPNIQAELAKERNRAAAERTLMAWIRTSLSLIGFGFGIDSIVSAIVSFQAVQDINRVRFSRFLGLSFIGLGVYALVTAAIEHRQELRQIQRQADYIYKSRRSLGLTVATALICIGAFAFISILWKAVT
- a CDS encoding hypothetical protein (protein of unknown function DUF202), with the protein product MSSTPPRPTNVTTQLAKERTREAAERTMASWIQNCIGIIGFGAGFDSIVVALHQTFSERSPAFDLNLAHIIGLMAIAIGIFLLVLMRFVYQQEVRSLEREDYLERPTRLSNLGILVSSITLYGVIALVAVLLVLPR